A window of the Cynocephalus volans isolate mCynVol1 chromosome 10, mCynVol1.pri, whole genome shotgun sequence genome harbors these coding sequences:
- the MIS12 gene encoding protein MIS12 homolog: MSVDPMTYEAQFFGFTPQTCMLRIYIAFQDYLFEVMQAVEQVILKKLDGIPDCEISPVQIRKCTEKFLCFMKERFDNLFGKMEQLFLQLILRIPPNILLPEDKCKEKHPYSEEEFQLLQKEIEQLQEKYKTELCTKQALLAELEEQKIVQTKLKQTLTFFDELENVGRDHGTSDFRVSLVSLVQNSRKLQNIKDNVEKEGKRLKIS; encoded by the coding sequence ATGTCTGTTGATCCAATGACCTATGAGGCCCAGTTCTTTGGCTTCACACCACAAACTTGCATGCTTAGGATCTACATTGCATTTCAAGACTACCTCTTTGAAGTGATGCAGGCTGTCGAGCAGGTTATTCTGAAGAAGCTGGATGGTATCCCAGACTGTGAGATTAGCCCAGTCCAGATTCGTAAATGCACGGAGAAGTTTCTTTGCTTCATGAAAGAACGTTTTGATAACCTTTTTGGCAAAATGGAGCAGCTATTTTTGCAGTTGATTTTGCGTATTCCCCCAAACATCTTGCTTCCTGAAGATAAATGTAAGGAGAAACATCCTTATAGTGAGGAAGAATTCCAGCTTCTTCAAAAAGAAATTGAACAGTTACAGGAGAAGTATAAAACTGAATTATGTACTAAGCAGGCCCTTCTTGCAGAATTAGAAGAGCAAAAAATTGTTCAGACCAAACTCAAACAGACATTGACTTTTTTTGATGAGCTTGAGAATGTTGGCAGAGATCATGGGACTAGTGATTTTAGGGTGAGTTTGGTGTCCCTAGTTCAGAACTccagaaaactacagaacattaAAGACAATGTGGAAAAGGAaggcaaaagactgaaaatatcttaa
- the LOC134387049 gene encoding uncharacterized protein LOC134387049, producing the protein MADGLFQRKPWGPEQIRPDPDPESEGLFDKPPPEEPPAARAPRSASAAGKRAGRRAGGKAHGARAGQPPKAAARPQPKEEAPPLDEGCYLDHFPHLSIFIYAAIAFSITSCIFTYIHLQLA; encoded by the coding sequence ATGGCTGACGGACTCTTTCAGCGCAAACCCTGGGGCCCCGAGCAGATCCGCCCGGACCCCGACCCTGAGTCCGAAGGCCTGTTTGACAAGCCGCCCCCCGAAGAGCCCCCCGCTGCCCGCGCCCCCCGGTCGGCGTCGGCCGCGGGCAAGAGGGCTGGTCGGCGCGCCGGTGGGAAGGCGCACGGGGCCCGAGCCGGGCAGCCCCCGAAGGCCGCCGCGCGCCCCCAGCCCAAGGAGGAGGCGCCTCCACTGGACGAAGGCTGCTATCTCGACCATTTCCCGCACCTCTCCATCTTTATCTACGCCGCCATCGCCTTCTCCATCACCTCCTGCATCTTTACCTATATCCATTTACAGCTTGCCTGA